TCCAATAATAGTTTTGTGCATTTAACTGTTGTAAGCCCCAAAAACCAATAATTGCGAAAATTATGAGGTACTTCATTTACAAATTATCTTCAAAGCCTTTTTGAAACCGGGTAGTTTGTTGAAAGCTCTGTTTATTAAAATGCCAAGTTAATGAAATAATAGTTTTTTGCCTTGTAGAATGCACGAATTTATCGACGCTGTTTTTGGCGCATCATATATCCCGACGGATCTTGCAAAAACTGCTCCGGATCAAGAATTGTTCCCTTATTTTCTTCCAGCTCCATCATCTTTAGGTTATCAATACTGTCGCGTACGTTCGGATTCACTATTTGGCCGTTATCATAAAAAAGCGTGTATAAAAGTGTACCATCTTTATCAAAATATTTCCATTCGCCATGGCGTAAATTGTTGCGGTATTCAGCCACCAACTCCTGACGCCCGTTTTCGTAGCTCACCAAAAACAAACCATGGCGCATACCATTTTTCATTTTACATTGCATATAAGGGACACCATTTTTATAAAATATCTGGTAATCTCCTTCTTCTTTGTTATTCACCCATTGCTTTTCTTCCATAACTTCACCCGAGGGATAGAAACGATGCGAGTTCCCCTCTTTTATTCCCCGTTTGTATTCCTCATCGGCCACAAGCAGGTTATTCTTGAATATCTTCCAAACGCCTTCTTTCTTTTGATTCAAAAAATTGCCTTCGGCCACTTTCTTGCGCCATACATCAAAAAGCTGTGTATGGGCTGTATCGTTTTTATATTCGATAAGCGCCTTTAACTGCCCCCCGGGATGATAACGTTTCCAGGTTCCAACAGGCTTGTCGTCCTTAAAATTCCCTTCGTAAAGTAAACGTCCGTTTGCCTGCTCTTTTTGCCATAAGCCCTGCCGCAATCCATCGGCGTCGGTTTGGTTAATCTGCGCCGAAGCAAACAAATGAATCATAAAAAACAGCACTAATAAAAATCGTATCATACCCTCCTTCTTTTTTTTTGAACTGGTGAAATTAGAAACTTTTTTACCAATCTGTTTGTTCCCAATTAAAAACTATTCAGGCCTTAACCAACTATTGTCATATTTTAAACTCATAAATGTTTATTAAATTTGACCGTGGACAAAATATTTTTCAGACTATACCGTGTTTTTCGAAAACCAATGTTAACTTTTTTAATGGTTGTGGTAAGCCTAAACGTTTGGAGCCAGGTAAATGTTGAGCAACAAATTGACTCGCTAAGAATAGCCATTGCCAACACAAATGACAAAAGCAACTTAACCGAGAAATACAATGAGCTGGCAGTTCTTTATGGAGAAAGCGCCATTGACAGTACGGTAAAATATGCACATCGTGCTCTTATAAATGCCGAAAAATACAAACAGAAATTAGCTGTTGCAGAGGCACATTTAACGATTGGCAGGGCATTTATCGAAAAGTCGAGAATTACAGAAGCAATAGAACATTACCAGGAAGCCATTTTATACTTTGAACAGATAAAAGATGAAAAAAAGCTGCTGTCAGCATACCGCGCTATAAGCTACGCTTATTCATATAGCCCCAGCCAGTTAACTTCCTTAACGTATTACATGAAAGCTATTGACATAGCCGAAGAGCTGAATGATACGGTAAGTATTTCGGTGGTGTACAACAACCTGGCTGCTACCTATAAGCGCATGGGCGATATTAATAACTCGTTGTTCTATTTTGAAAAGGCCCTGGAATTGGATAAACTGTTAGCCGACACCCTGAATATGGCAATTAGCTATTCCAATCTTGCAGTGGTTAAGTCGGATAATAATTTATTTACCGAAGCCAAGGCTGATATTGATTCGCTGCATTTTCTGCTTCCTTCAATCAGCAATAATTATTTAAGAACCTATTTTAATTTAGCCTTTGTTGGCTATTACGCCGGTATCGCACAATTTGATTCGGCAAAACTTTTTATTGATACGGCCAGCGCCTTGTGCGAAAAATACGGATACGAGCATATAAAAACACGTTTGTACCGAAAACAGGGCGAATATTATTTTGCCCGGGGAAATTATAACGAAAGTATTAGCTACCTTAATAAATGTGTGGAGCTTTCGGAACAATTGGAGATTGCTGAAGACTTTACACGACTGTACAATTTTATGGCCCGTGCCTACGAAAAACTAGGCAATTACCAGGAAGCCTACCGGGCCAAACAAATGGAAAGCGATTACATCGGCTTCAGTAAGAATAAAGACATTGCGGCATCGTTGGCCCGTTTTGAGAACGAGCGGAGGCTGAAACAAGAATTGGAAAACCAACGTTTAGAGCAGGAACTGTTAACACAAAAGGCCGAAAACCGCTCTTTGCTCATGGCCTCCAGGTTTCGGCTAACGCTAATTTCCAGCATTCTGTTGCTAATTATAGGTATCGTTTTTGTTTATTATACTTTTAACATGCGCCATAAAAACAAGGCGTTAAAAGAACAACATGCTATTATTAACAAACAAAACAAACAGCTCGAACAAAATTTAGAGGAAATTTCAATAAGTGAGTTAAAATTGCAGAAATCGGATGCTGCCAAAAACAAGCTGTTTTCAATAATTGCCCACGACTTGCGCAGCCCTTTTAATGGCATACTCGGATTTAGCAACGAACTGTCGAGCAATTACGATAATTACTCCGATGCTGAGCGAAAATCAATGGCGGATATGATTTCAAGCAGCTCTAAGTCTACTTTTTCATTATTAAACAACCTGTTAAATTGGGCAAGAACCCAATCAGACTCGATTAAATTAAGTAAAGAAACAATAGCGGCACACGAGCTAATTGAGGAAAGCATAAACGCCATCAAGGGAAATGCCATGTTAAAATCGGTAACCATTGAAAATGATATAAATACGGCATTACAAATATATGGCGACAGCGAAACCTTAAAAGTTATAGTTTCAAATCTGGTAAATAATGCGATTAAATTTAGTCATGAGAACGGAAAAATCAATATTAAAAGCAAACAGGCAAATGGCTTTGCCGAAATTTTGGTACAAGACTTTGGCATTGGCATAAAACCTGAGCTGCTAAAACAACTTTTTACGCTTAACAATAACACGCAGCGCCCAGGAACAGCACAGGAAAAAGGTACCGGTTTAGGGCTTATTGTTTGTAAAGAATTTGCCGAACTTAACGGAGGAATGATGCAGGTAAGCAGTACTGAAAATGAAGGCTCAGTTTTTAGCTTTACTGTTCCGTTGGCTAAGGGTTAATACACCTCTTTGGTTAGTCGCTCTGTTACTGTCATATAATACCTTGCAAAGTTCTCATCTTCCATAAACTTTTCAAGCTGAGGACGCCAAATTTCTGCTTGCTCGCTCAATTCCATAATTTTTGCTTTGGCAATCAAGTCTTCGTTGTTGGCACGCTGTCTTTGCACTGCCGGAATAAAAGCATCCATCCACAACTCATACTGATCCATTAAACGTTGTTGTTCTGTTGTTAATGGAAACTCCTGCCTGCTATTTAATAAAGTAGCTGAAATTTTCTCGGAGCCTACTGCAACAGCACCTATGCTTAGTCCGAGTTTTGTAAGAAATTTTCGTCTTGTTTCTTCGTAGTTGGTATTGTCCATCGTACATCTATTTTTTGTTTGAAACAAGATTTACTGCATTTTGTTTGTAATGCATGCTTATTTAGACTAGTTGCAAAAAAAGCCCCTCCAAAAAGGAGAGGCTTTTAATATATCTTGTTTTAAACTTCCGACCTCCGTCTTCCGTCTTCAAACTTATTTTTATTTTACTTCTTCAAAAATAACTATATCTGATTATCTGCGTTTTAAAAGCTCATGGTACAAATATGACACAAATTAATCATCTATTTTTCTATGCCACATCGGTATCATTTCCGTTCTCAATAATACAAAAATACTTAAGAAAACCAGAATGCCTTATTATAGTTTTAAACGCTTCACATAACTAGCATTTCATGACTCAAACACCAATTATAATTTTTTCAGTCTAGCCAACTTTAGGCATCATTCCAGTTGCAACCATCTCCCGGCCCCCAGCCGGCACCTCATCCTCATGAATGATTATATACATAATTATTAAGCCGTGCTTCTTAGATATTGATTCAATTTCGGCCTGGAAAACTTTTAATAGATTCGTACGGCCATTAAAAATCATATTTGACAGTGATTACTACTGCATGATTTAAATGTACAAAATCAGCATGATAATAACTATTTTTTAAACATATGACCACTACAATTCTAGTTTACTATTTCCTCATTTCTTTCAAAAATTCAGAAGGACTTTTATGGTAATACTTTTTAAAACTTTTAGAAAAATATGATGGAGCTGAAAAACCAACCTGATATGCTATTTGTGCCAGATTAGAATCTGTCATTTTCATTAAATGAACAGCTTTCTTTAAGCGATATATTGTAATGAATTCAATAGGTGAATAGTTGGTTAACGCTTTAACTTTCCGGTATAACTGAATTCGAGAAATCCCCAATTCGTTACTTAAAAAATCAACACTAAGTTCTGTGTTTTCAATATTTTTTTCAATTTTATCTTCGAAATTCTCAATAAAATATTTTTCAATTTTATCTTCTGAAACTAATTTCTTAGTGTTGTTGGGAGTTTCACCATATGCAACTTTCAATCGCTTTCTACCTTCAATTAAATTACGCAAGCGAACTTTTAATATGTCAACATTTACCGGTTTTGACAAATAGTCATCTGCACCACTTTCAAAACCCAAAATTCGTTTTTCATCCTGCGCATTTGCTGTAAGTAAAATAATGGGGATATGACTGGTTGACAATTCTTTTTTTAGATGGCTACACATTTCAACACCATCAATTCCAGGCATCATCACATCAGTGATAATCAGATCGGGAATATATTTCACTGCCTTTCTTATTCCTTCGATACCATCGCGGGCTTCAAGTACACAATAATTTTCTTTCAGGAGAGATTTCAGATAAGAACGTATTCCGGGATGATCATCAACCAGCAATACTGTTGTTTTCTCCTTGTCAAACTCATCATCAAAAACGTACAAATCTTCACGCCCGATTACGTTAGTAATAACATCTTGAATATCCTTCCTGTCGACTACTTTTTCATCAGACTGTTCTACTTCAATTTTTATGTTCTTATCTTCCTGTTTTACAGGAATCGAAAAAGTAAAGCAAACAAAACCGTTACGGTTAGTAACCTCAATCTTCCCTCCATGTATATCAATGTAACCTTTCACAAGTGCCAGGCCGAGGCCAGATCCACCGGTTTTTGAGCCAGCTTGATAAAAACGGTCGAATATCTCTTTTATCTTATTTTCAGGAATCGATTTCCCGGAATTCATTACCTGCACCTCTACAGAGTTTTTCCCTTCAATAAGTTTCCTACCCATAAAAATTTGAATAATGCCCTTTTCCGGCGCAAATTTGAATGCATTGGATAATAAGTTGGTATAAATCCGTTCCATTTTTTCCACATCAAAATCAATAACGAAGTCGTCTCCCGACGTAGCTTGCATCCTGAATTCAATTTGCTTATGATTTGCAACTTCGGCAAATAGTCCGTTCCAATCTTCAAAGTGTTTTTTCAAATCAGCTGAAACGGGTGAAAAATCATGTTTACCCAATTCATATTTTCTAAAATCTATGATTTGTTCGATAAGTTTTAATAGAATGGCTACGTTTTTTTGAGCAATTTGAAGTAATTCCATTTGCTCTCCGGTCAAGTTTGTACTCTTTGATAAATTGTCAATTGGACCTGAAATCAAAGTTAAGGGGGTCCTAAACTCATGCGAGATATTGGTGTAAAATCTTAACCGCTCTTGTGTGACTTTTTCCAGCTGATCTGATAACCGTTTTAATTCAATGTTTTGGTTTGAGATGGCTTCTTTTTGTTCTTCGAGATTTCGGCTCGAAATTTTAAGACGTTTGAACGACCACAAATACATAGCTAAGAAAATTCCTACAAGAGTCAACAACACTAAACTAACGAACAATAAAATCTGCTGTTCCTGATACCTCACATTAAGTATCTCCAGCATATTTCTCGATTTTGTTATGTCCTCCTGTAAAGTATTGATCTTCTGAAATTGCATCTTAGTTATGTCCACATTTGATTGGTCAATAAGAGTAGTTGGTAACAAATTATTTTTCTGAAAGGATTGATCATGCAGTATGCTTGCCGCAATCCTAATAGCCTCCTTTCCGCCGGTAGGATAAATTAATGTTGCAGAAATAACACCTTTCTCAACCAGGTCAATTCCTCCTCCTGCAGTGGGCAGCCCGTCAACACCAACAATCAGAACATCTCGTTTTGGAAATTGCTCTCTGATTACATTTGATGCCGCCTCTGCCATAAAATCAGTGTGCGCGAAAATTGCTTTTACCGAAGGGAACTTTTTCAAAATAATACTCAGGCTATCATGAACCAATTCATTGTTCCACTTAGCATGTATTTTATAGACATTTTCAATATTGGGGTATATACTGAGAGCACTACTAAAACCATTCATTCGCTCTAAAGCTGGAGAAGTACTGAGCATTCCTAATAATTCCACAACTTGCCCTTGTTTCTTCAATTTATCTGCAAGATAGACACCAGCAATATTCCCGATTCCAAAATTATTACCCCCAATATAAGCAGTATATTTCTGTGAATTTATTTTTCTATCAATAAGAATAACAGGAATGCCCGAATCATAAATCTTCTCGATAACAGGTTGAAGTGCCTCAATTTCATTGGGTGCAATTATCATCAAATCAACATCCTTCTTTAATAACTCTTCAATTTGTTGAACCTGTAAAAGTGTGCTGTCTTCTGCCTGTCGTTTGATAAGTTCAATATCATCATGAAACATGAGCTCCCTATCCATTTCCGCTTCCATATTTAATCGCCAATCTCCAGCCGAACATTGCGAAAAACCTACAATGAATTTCTCTTTTGCCTGCAAACAGAGACAAAAAAATACAAATGATATCACTAAGATGAAACGACACATAATTTTCAAGCTAATTACATTTAAAATTAACAAAATTAAACCAAGAAAAAATAGACAAAAAGCCCGATGGGAACCATCAGGCTTTTTTTTGATATTAATTAAACTAAACTATGTAAATCGGATTCTCATCCATTTTACCATATTTCTGATAAAGTACTAATTTCACCGTCGAGTAATTCTACCTCTCCGTTTTCCGAAAACAGGCTTACAGATGTAAATTCTTCGGTAGAAAAAAATTGTTCGGTCATAACCACCAAGCCGTCAAATGCAAACAATTCAACCGACGATTTATCTATGATAAGTTTGAAACTAAGAGAAGGGGCATTTACTATATACGGTGCGAAATGAGTGCCGGCAAATTCCTTGTTCGGACTGTCCCATCCACTATTACTCCGGTCAATAAAAAAAAGTTTATTCAAATTGTCATAACCGATTTTTAGCGATTCATTTTTTTCATTGGATAAAATAATTCCAAATCGCTCGCTAAAGTTCATCGATGTATTGTTTTCGGTTTTAAAGTTCAGGTTTATTTCCATTGGAAACTGTGGTTTCATATTAATTTTCTGCATTCCTGAAATTGTAGAACCTGAGATGTTTTTTGATCCTGATCTTAGCATCTCCAATTCTTTTACCGGCGCCGAAACCAGTAGATAGTCGTTATATATTTCGGTCAATTTCAGAGTTCTTGGCAGGGTAAAAGAACCTCTCCAGATCGATGTCGGAACCTCATTGGCATATTGCCAGTTATTCATCCAGCCAAGCAAAATTCTTCTTCCGTCTTCATCCGGAATATCCGACCAGGTTACCCCTGCGTAATTATCTTTTCCATAATCCATCCATTTGGTTTTTTCTCCGTATCGCTCAAAATTATGTCCGTCAAAGTCGCCCACAAAATATTGGGTCGCCGAACCTCCGTTTGGTCCTCCAGGGTTGATACTTACCAGCAATACCCATTTTGTTTCGTCTGTTCCTTCCACTTGCAAAGGAAACAAATCAGGGCATTCCCAAATGCCGCCATGTGCTCCAATTCCTTCTCCGAATTCGCTTTCCAGGGTCCAGTCGATTAAATTGGGCGAAGAATAGAAATTAATGTGGTCGAGCACGGCAAGGGTCATTATCCATTTCTCACTTTCGGGGTGCCACATTACTTTTGGGTCACGAAAATCACGAATTCCGGGATTAGGTAAAACCGGGTTATTTTCATATTTCGTCCAGCTACGCCCTTTATCAAGGCTATATGCAATTCCCTGACACTGAAACTTATCCGTTCCGGTGTTTTCCAATTCCCGGTTATGATAGGTAAAAATAGCCACCATGGGCGGAACGCCGTTTTCTCCCAAACCAGATGTATTTTCCCAGTCAATTACAGCACTTCCCGAGAATATCCAGCCTAAACTGTCGGGGTACAATGCTATTGGAAGCTGTTCCCAGTGAATGAGGTCCTTGCTTACCGCATGCCCCCAGTGCATTGGCCCCCAGATTGTAGTATCGGGGTTATGCTGAAAAAACAGGTGGTATTCACCATCGTAATACACCATTCCGTTCGGGTCATTAGCCCACCCTGTTTCAGGCGAGAAATGAATCTTGGAACGGTATTGTTCATTGTATTTTTCTTGTTGGTTGTTTGCCGACGGCTTGCAGGCACTAAAGATAAAAACTACCACCAGAAGCTTATAAAATGTCTTCATCATTATTAATTTACTTTTAAAAATTGTTGAGTTGATATTTGGTTATCATTCAAAACATAAAGAATGTAGTGTCCTGTTTTTAAATCGCTTATATCGATTTCGGACGAGGAAATACCGGGAAATATTGTTTTTTCTTTCAGGATTTGCCCCTGCAGGTTTATAACTTTTGCAGTGGCGGCTCTACTGGTTCCAGCATTCAGCGTAAAGTGTATTTTGTCGTTGGCCGGGTTAGGATATACATTAATCGATCCCCGCTTATTTTTTCGGTCCAGTATTCCAGTGCCAAGGTCTTCTTCCCAAATTGATTTGAGCTCCCAGGCGTTAAATAATTGCAGTACAGAAGATGCATTTACAGAGAATAATTCGATGCCTTTTTGAAAATACGGATTGGGAAACATCAATGAGGTTAATACCACATCGCCTTCATTCACAAATACTTCGAGCGATAGCTGGTCAACAAAAACATGAAAGCTTATTTTGCTTTCTTTTAGCTGAACGGGAGCAGTTACAATCCGGGGAAATTTGCTGTTAAAGTTCACATATCCGCTCTGTGTGCGATCGAGAAATACATTTGACGTTTTAGCATCGTAACCCAATACTATTTTATTTGCGTCGGATACACAAAGATTAAAACCGACTTTTTGATTGCTTCCCGGCGTAACTTCATAAACCGCTTCAAACTCATACGTATTTTTCTGCGGTTTAAACTCCGTTAACTCAATTGTCCCATCTACTGGTTTGTTCGTAATAACTACTTCTTCCTTTCGTAACTTTTGCAGCTCCTCAATTGGCTTTTGAATGATTTTATACCCCTGATCACTACTCACCAGTTCTATTTCGCGGGGAAGCGATTCAGCAGTACTTCCACCCCAGGAGGTTGGGATGCTGTTGGCGTAATCCCAGTTATTCATCCAGCCTAACCAAACGGTACGGTCATCATCTGCATCGTAATTCCGGTAAGTTCTGACGGCATAAAAATCGGGGCCGTAGTCAATCCAGTACGCATGTTCGTAACGCTGGTCGGTAAGAATATCCGAAAACATTATATGGTCGATATTGATGTGCCCCCAACTGCCTGAGAAGTTGTCGGTAATTTCCAAAACCGCAGTTTGCCCAATGTATTCGCTTACATCCCAGCCAAACCATTTTAGCTGTTCCGAATTGTCGCCGGTGGCCGTTCTTACAACTTCTCCGTTAACAAGAAGATTAATACAGGTTAAGTTATTGTGGTTTCCGCCGGCTATTAAAAAGTTGATAAAATTTTTGGAAACCGTAAATTCAGGAGATGTCAGTTTCCCGGTTGCGGCATCGCCACCATTAAAAGAATTCACCAGGTAGTCGCCCAAATAACCCGAAACATCCATTTGCCCCGCCAGGGTACCGTTTGCCGGGCCCGTCCCAAAAGCAGTTCCTTCTGTAGTCCAGGTTCCGTAATCAGAAGCTTCAAAATCAGCAAATACTTCACCATCGATACCAGCGCCATTTTTCAAATATGCCAGCGTTGTAGCGTCAGGTGTAAAAGTGTTTCCATCAAAATCACCTATCCAATATTGTCCTCGGTTAGGGCCCATTCCGCAAATCATAACCCACTTCTTGTTTTCAGGATTTCCATCTAATGGAAGTTGAAAAAGGTCGGGGACTTCCCAGGCGCCAGTTCGTGCTCCAAGTGGGCCGAAAGACGACTGTTTTGTCCAGTTTTTCAAGTCGGGAGAGCTATAGATTTCAATACGATGTTCGCCCGGACGAGTAATAGCCATGGCCCAACGGTTGAGTTGGGAATCCCAAAATACTGAAGGATCCCTGAAGTCGGTCGAAGTGGAAGGAATTACCGGATTATCGTTGTAATAATTGAAGTACTTAAAATCAGGCGAAGTGCTCGACGAGATTCCCTGCGTTTCAATATTTGTTGTTTTGTTGTGCATGGTATAAATGGCCACTGCAACCGTGTCATCTCCGGTTCCAAATCCGGCAGTGTTTGCCGTATCCACAACTACCGAGCCCGTGTAGTAATCGAAAGATGAACTCCCTCCCTGCATAGGCCAGGGGTATTCTGTCCAGTACACCAAATCTTCAGAAACGGCGTGCCCCCACCAAAAAAGGTGGTACAAACTGTCGAATTTAATGGTTCCGTCCGGGTCGCCAATCCAGCCACTTTTGGGAGAAAAATGGAATTGTGGCCGGTATTGCTCACTATAATCCTGAGCTTTAACAATAAGCGAAAAGCTGAGCAAGACACCAATTAACAGGGTCACAAATATATTCTTCATAAAAATTTGTTTAATTATTTAATCTCCCAAAGCTGGTATAAGAAGGAAGCCTGAACAGGCTTCCTTCTTTTAAGTATTATTCTTTCGATTTTGCCAAAAGATACGCAATGCTGTTCGATGTCAGTTTCTCGCGGTTACCCGCTGTGTTTTCAACATCATTCTCTGCATACCAGTCATAAGTACCTGAACCAATAAAAATAGCGGCACCTTTACCATCATGTTTATCCCATAAAACCAGGTTGATTTCCATGCCGCTCCAGTTGGAAACCAATACTTCACAGTTGTTAACGGTTTCGAAGTAGGCAACACGTTCTTCTATGGTCTCACCACCAATTGCATAGTCTGTCCAACCATCAACGTTATACTGGTTGGTACGGTTACGGCGTGCAACCCCGTTAGGCAACATTATGAATTTGGTTGGGTCATCACTTTTATAGTTTAATCCCTGAGCAATGGGGTTCTCCGGATTACCGTACCACCTCAAATCCCAATCGCCCCAGTTATAAGAATCAGGATTAGCCTCGATATCGCCAAAAGCATTGTTCGGAGCATATTTTGCTTCGCTAACAATTCCCAGTTCATCAACCAGCGAACCGGCAAAGTTTGTAAGTAGGATATTACCTCCATTTTCGTAATACGCTTTCAGTTTCGATACAATTGCAGGATTATCGGCAAC
Above is a genomic segment from uncultured Draconibacterium sp. containing:
- a CDS encoding glycoside hydrolase family 32 protein, whose protein sequence is MMKTFYKLLVVVFIFSACKPSANNQQEKYNEQYRSKIHFSPETGWANDPNGMVYYDGEYHLFFQHNPDTTIWGPMHWGHAVSKDLIHWEQLPIALYPDSLGWIFSGSAVIDWENTSGLGENGVPPMVAIFTYHNRELENTGTDKFQCQGIAYSLDKGRSWTKYENNPVLPNPGIRDFRDPKVMWHPESEKWIMTLAVLDHINFYSSPNLIDWTLESEFGEGIGAHGGIWECPDLFPLQVEGTDETKWVLLVSINPGGPNGGSATQYFVGDFDGHNFERYGEKTKWMDYGKDNYAGVTWSDIPDEDGRRILLGWMNNWQYANEVPTSIWRGSFTLPRTLKLTEIYNDYLLVSAPVKELEMLRSGSKNISGSTISGMQKINMKPQFPMEINLNFKTENNTSMNFSERFGIILSNEKNESLKIGYDNLNKLFFIDRSNSGWDSPNKEFAGTHFAPYIVNAPSLSFKLIIDKSSVELFAFDGLVVMTEQFFSTEEFTSVSLFSENGEVELLDGEISTLSEIW
- a CDS encoding GH32 C-terminal domain-containing protein codes for the protein MKNIFVTLLIGVLLSFSLIVKAQDYSEQYRPQFHFSPKSGWIGDPDGTIKFDSLYHLFWWGHAVSEDLVYWTEYPWPMQGGSSSFDYYTGSVVVDTANTAGFGTGDDTVAVAIYTMHNKTTNIETQGISSSTSPDFKYFNYYNDNPVIPSTSTDFRDPSVFWDSQLNRWAMAITRPGEHRIEIYSSPDLKNWTKQSSFGPLGARTGAWEVPDLFQLPLDGNPENKKWVMICGMGPNRGQYWIGDFDGNTFTPDATTLAYLKNGAGIDGEVFADFEASDYGTWTTEGTAFGTGPANGTLAGQMDVSGYLGDYLVNSFNGGDAATGKLTSPEFTVSKNFINFLIAGGNHNNLTCINLLVNGEVVRTATGDNSEQLKWFGWDVSEYIGQTAVLEITDNFSGSWGHINIDHIMFSDILTDQRYEHAYWIDYGPDFYAVRTYRNYDADDDRTVWLGWMNNWDYANSIPTSWGGSTAESLPREIELVSSDQGYKIIQKPIEELQKLRKEEVVITNKPVDGTIELTEFKPQKNTYEFEAVYEVTPGSNQKVGFNLCVSDANKIVLGYDAKTSNVFLDRTQSGYVNFNSKFPRIVTAPVQLKESKISFHVFVDQLSLEVFVNEGDVVLTSLMFPNPYFQKGIELFSVNASSVLQLFNAWELKSIWEEDLGTGILDRKNKRGSINVYPNPANDKIHFTLNAGTSRAATAKVINLQGQILKEKTIFPGISSSEIDISDLKTGHYILYVLNDNQISTQQFLKVN
- a CDS encoding tetratricopeptide repeat-containing sensor histidine kinase; amino-acid sequence: MLTFLMVVVSLNVWSQVNVEQQIDSLRIAIANTNDKSNLTEKYNELAVLYGESAIDSTVKYAHRALINAEKYKQKLAVAEAHLTIGRAFIEKSRITEAIEHYQEAILYFEQIKDEKKLLSAYRAISYAYSYSPSQLTSLTYYMKAIDIAEELNDTVSISVVYNNLAATYKRMGDINNSLFYFEKALELDKLLADTLNMAISYSNLAVVKSDNNLFTEAKADIDSLHFLLPSISNNYLRTYFNLAFVGYYAGIAQFDSAKLFIDTASALCEKYGYEHIKTRLYRKQGEYYFARGNYNESISYLNKCVELSEQLEIAEDFTRLYNFMARAYEKLGNYQEAYRAKQMESDYIGFSKNKDIAASLARFENERRLKQELENQRLEQELLTQKAENRSLLMASRFRLTLISSILLLIIGIVFVYYTFNMRHKNKALKEQHAIINKQNKQLEQNLEEISISELKLQKSDAAKNKLFSIIAHDLRSPFNGILGFSNELSSNYDNYSDAERKSMADMISSSSKSTFSLLNNLLNWARTQSDSIKLSKETIAAHELIEESINAIKGNAMLKSVTIENDINTALQIYGDSETLKVIVSNLVNNAIKFSHENGKINIKSKQANGFAEILVQDFGIGIKPELLKQLFTLNNNTQRPGTAQEKGTGLGLIVCKEFAELNGGMMQVSSTENEGSVFSFTVPLAKG
- a CDS encoding DUF4960 domain-containing protein, giving the protein MKKYLIYIILVTFSAGLFSSCEEDYTSTLNLDADVKIQSFSVEGTEGVIDEVNKTVTVTIESGSNIDLSNISPEIVLPAGAVITPAITSNMDFTNPVEFTIVNGDIYCQYTVTVSEKFYFAFLGEPANVSAMTILDDQKAAEWFLKKYPSAEYVSFSQVADGSVDLSKFNAVWYHSDQGTRPCWPDAQMLYGVADNPAIVSKLKAYYENGGNILLTNFAGSLVDELGIVSEAKYAPNNAFGDIEANPDSYNWGDWDLRWYGNPENPIAQGLNYKSDDPTKFIMLPNGVARRNRTNQYNVDGWTDYAIGGETIEERVAYFETVNNCEVLVSNWSGMEINLVLWDKHDGKGAAIFIGSGTYDWYAENDVENTAGNREKLTSNSIAYLLAKSKE
- a CDS encoding substrate-binding domain-containing protein, producing the protein MEAEMDRELMFHDDIELIKRQAEDSTLLQVQQIEELLKKDVDLMIIAPNEIEALQPVIEKIYDSGIPVILIDRKINSQKYTAYIGGNNFGIGNIAGVYLADKLKKQGQVVELLGMLSTSPALERMNGFSSALSIYPNIENVYKIHAKWNNELVHDSLSIILKKFPSVKAIFAHTDFMAEAASNVIREQFPKRDVLIVGVDGLPTAGGGIDLVEKGVISATLIYPTGGKEAIRIAASILHDQSFQKNNLLPTTLIDQSNVDITKMQFQKINTLQEDITKSRNMLEILNVRYQEQQILLFVSLVLLTLVGIFLAMYLWSFKRLKISSRNLEEQKEAISNQNIELKRLSDQLEKVTQERLRFYTNISHEFRTPLTLISGPIDNLSKSTNLTGEQMELLQIAQKNVAILLKLIEQIIDFRKYELGKHDFSPVSADLKKHFEDWNGLFAEVANHKQIEFRMQATSGDDFVIDFDVEKMERIYTNLLSNAFKFAPEKGIIQIFMGRKLIEGKNSVEVQVMNSGKSIPENKIKEIFDRFYQAGSKTGGSGLGLALVKGYIDIHGGKIEVTNRNGFVCFTFSIPVKQEDKNIKIEVEQSDEKVVDRKDIQDVITNVIGREDLYVFDDEFDKEKTTVLLVDDHPGIRSYLKSLLKENYCVLEARDGIEGIRKAVKYIPDLIITDVMMPGIDGVEMCSHLKKELSTSHIPIILLTANAQDEKRILGFESGADDYLSKPVNVDILKVRLRNLIEGRKRLKVAYGETPNNTKKLVSEDKIEKYFIENFEDKIEKNIENTELSVDFLSNELGISRIQLYRKVKALTNYSPIEFITIYRLKKAVHLMKMTDSNLAQIAYQVGFSAPSYFSKSFKKYYHKSPSEFLKEMRK